One Gimesia aquarii DNA segment encodes these proteins:
- a CDS encoding type B 50S ribosomal protein L31, giving the protein MKKDIHPDYHPVVFKDTSTGDSFMIRSSATSKTTVEWEDGNTYPLVTVEISSHSHPYYTGKMKFVDSAGRVEKFQKKYNWDKRKGEEGDAKKEGE; this is encoded by the coding sequence ATGAAAAAAGACATTCATCCCGACTATCACCCAGTTGTATTCAAGGATACTTCGACTGGTGATTCGTTTATGATTCGTTCCTCTGCCACATCCAAGACGACAGTCGAGTGGGAAGATGGAAATACTTATCCTCTCGTGACTGTGGAAATCAGTTCCCATTCGCATCCTTACTACACTGGTAAGATGAAGTTTGTTGACAGTGCCGGGCGTGTTGAAAAGTTCCAGAAGAAATACAATTGGGACAAGAGAAAAGGCGAAGAAGGGGACGCCAAAAAAGAAGGCGAGTAG
- the prfA gene encoding peptide chain release factor 1 yields MKFPTLQVKLERFEELEKQLQDPDVLTNNAKLVEIQREYGGLSKVAQEIREFNERAEDIEVAREMLEEETDPAAKEYAQKELDELCEKHEAHTKELEDIVVAGDSITRGGLIMEIRAGAGGDEAALFARELFDMYQHYVEAQKGWKTETLNLNATELGGIKEVTFSISGEGAYHRLQFESGGHRVQRVPETETQGRVHTSAATVAVLPEASEIEVEIKPDDIRLDTFHASGPGGQKVNKTESAVRITHLPTGTVVQCQDEKSQHKNKAKAMRVLRSRVLEQMQQQAADERADQRRTLIGSGDRSQRIRTYNFPQGRVTDHRINLSLYKIDQIMQGHLDELVEALLQFDREERLLGNSSES; encoded by the coding sequence ATGAAGTTTCCTACCCTGCAAGTAAAGTTAGAGCGTTTTGAAGAGTTGGAAAAACAACTTCAAGATCCTGACGTTCTGACCAATAATGCAAAGCTCGTCGAGATCCAGCGTGAGTATGGCGGGCTTAGTAAAGTTGCTCAAGAAATTCGTGAGTTTAATGAGCGAGCCGAGGATATTGAAGTCGCACGCGAGATGCTCGAAGAAGAAACAGACCCTGCTGCCAAAGAATATGCGCAGAAGGAACTTGACGAGCTTTGTGAAAAGCATGAGGCGCATACGAAAGAGCTCGAAGACATTGTCGTGGCAGGAGACTCTATCACGCGCGGTGGTTTGATCATGGAAATTCGTGCGGGAGCAGGTGGAGATGAAGCTGCCTTATTCGCGCGCGAACTGTTTGACATGTACCAGCACTATGTAGAAGCTCAAAAAGGTTGGAAAACAGAGACTCTCAACTTAAATGCGACTGAGCTGGGCGGCATCAAAGAAGTAACCTTCTCAATTTCTGGTGAAGGCGCCTATCATCGACTTCAGTTCGAAAGTGGTGGTCATCGGGTTCAACGTGTTCCAGAGACTGAAACTCAAGGTCGCGTGCATACCAGTGCCGCAACAGTCGCTGTATTACCGGAAGCGAGCGAAATTGAAGTCGAAATTAAACCGGATGACATCCGCCTTGATACGTTTCATGCCAGTGGTCCTGGCGGCCAGAAAGTCAATAAAACTGAGAGTGCTGTTCGAATAACACACTTACCGACTGGGACTGTCGTACAATGTCAGGATGAAAAAAGCCAGCATAAAAACAAAGCCAAGGCTATGCGAGTACTCCGTAGCCGCGTGTTAGAACAAATGCAGCAGCAGGCGGCGGATGAACGTGCCGATCAACGTCGCACATTGATTGGTTCGGGAGATCGCAGCCAACGGATTCGAACGTATAACTTCCCACAAGGCCGAGTAACAGACCACCGCATCAACCTTTCACTTTACAAAATAGATCAGATTATGCAGGGACACCTGGACGAACTGGTTGAAGCCTTGTTACAGTTTGATCGTGAAGAGCGTTTATTAGGAAATAGCTCTGAAAGTTAA
- the prmC gene encoding peptide chain release factor N(5)-glutamine methyltransferase, translated as MKENPEASESPSKISAEPWTVRRILDWTTAHLEKHGSDSPRLDTEVLLAFARKCERIRLYTNYDDVVTEAERTLMRQLVQRRAKSEPVAYLVGKREFFGLDFYVDSSVLVPRPDTETLVMELVEETQKRASSSILDLCTGSGCVAIAAAANCSNAQFLATDISEAALEVARKNAESNSLSQKIRFLKSNCFESIPHDSLFDLIVSNPPYIPDSEIELLEADVRQHEPRLALAGGEDGLDFYRRIIQEAHQYLNEEGVLMLEFSPEQEVALKSLFDRSEKYTDVKVKADLAGRARVIIGKKSPILK; from the coding sequence GTGAAAGAAAATCCAGAAGCATCCGAGAGTCCTTCCAAGATTTCTGCAGAACCTTGGACGGTACGTCGTATTCTCGATTGGACGACGGCTCATTTGGAGAAACATGGAAGCGATTCTCCCCGTTTAGACACGGAAGTGTTACTGGCGTTTGCTCGGAAATGTGAACGAATTCGTCTCTACACAAACTACGATGATGTTGTCACTGAAGCAGAACGCACACTGATGCGACAACTTGTTCAAAGAAGAGCGAAATCAGAGCCAGTTGCTTATCTTGTAGGGAAACGGGAATTCTTCGGCCTGGATTTTTATGTCGACAGTAGTGTACTGGTTCCTCGACCTGATACTGAAACTCTGGTAATGGAATTAGTTGAGGAAACGCAAAAACGAGCTTCTTCTTCGATACTTGATTTGTGTACGGGCAGTGGTTGTGTTGCTATCGCTGCTGCCGCTAATTGCTCTAATGCACAATTTCTTGCAACTGATATTAGTGAGGCAGCCTTAGAGGTTGCCAGGAAAAATGCTGAGTCCAACTCTTTATCTCAAAAGATTCGATTCCTAAAGAGTAACTGTTTTGAATCAATCCCACACGATTCTCTATTCGATCTCATTGTAAGTAATCCCCCCTATATTCCTGATTCTGAAATAGAATTACTGGAGGCAGATGTCAGACAACACGAGCCTCGGCTTGCGTTAGCAGGTGGTGAAGATGGTTTAGATTTTTATCGAAGAATTATTCAGGAAGCACATCAGTACCTAAATGAAGAAGGTGTTTTAATGCTGGAATTCTCTCCCGAACAGGAAGTGGCTTTAAAATCGCTATTTGATAGATCTGAGAAGTATACTGATGTGAAAGTCAAAGCGGATTTGGCAGGCCGTGCCAGGGTCATTATTGGCAAAAAATCGCCTATCTTGAAATAA